One Mesorhizobium loti genomic window carries:
- a CDS encoding polysaccharide deacetylase — protein sequence MRLLQRHLCMIAMSAAMVASAQAAPLVEPTLHIKPAASGAGRVALTLDACGGQTDTRILSALVENKIPATIFVTGIWLKRNAAAVEIMRAHPDLFELENHGGRHIPAVDTPQKIYGIKSAGSPEAVLAEVESGAAALARTGEPAPKWFRGATAEYSPSAIAMIRKLGFKIAGFSINGDGGSLLGAKETTRRIAAAKDGDVIIAHINQPTHAAGEGVVQGLLALKDKGMTFVRLDDADGTGNHGTTD from the coding sequence ATGCGTCTGCTGCAAAGACATCTCTGCATGATCGCCATGTCGGCGGCGATGGTAGCCAGCGCCCAGGCCGCGCCGCTGGTCGAACCCACGCTGCACATCAAGCCCGCGGCAAGTGGGGCCGGCCGCGTTGCACTCACGCTCGATGCCTGCGGCGGACAGACCGACACACGCATTCTCTCGGCGCTGGTGGAAAACAAGATCCCCGCCACCATTTTCGTCACCGGCATCTGGCTGAAGCGGAACGCCGCGGCCGTCGAGATCATGCGGGCGCATCCCGACCTTTTCGAATTGGAAAATCACGGCGGGCGCCATATTCCGGCGGTCGACACACCGCAGAAGATCTATGGCATAAAGAGCGCCGGCAGCCCGGAGGCCGTGCTGGCCGAGGTCGAGTCGGGGGCCGCGGCGCTTGCCAGAACCGGTGAGCCGGCACCGAAATGGTTCCGTGGCGCGACCGCCGAATACAGCCCTTCGGCGATCGCGATGATCCGCAAGCTCGGTTTCAAGATCGCGGGCTTCTCGATCAATGGCGACGGTGGCTCGCTGCTGGGCGCCAAGGAAACCACCAGGCGTATCGCCGCGGCCAAGGACGGTGACGTCATCATCGCCCACATCAACCAGCCGACACACGCTGCCGGCGAGGGTGTGGTTCAGGGCCTGCTGGCGCTCAAGGACAAGGGCATGACTTTCGTGCGCCTCGACGATGCCGATGGCACAGGCAATCACGGCACCACCGACTGA
- a CDS encoding pyruvate phosphate dikinase: MTKWVFTFGDGAAEGRAGDKNLLGGKGANLAEMCSLGLPVPPGFTITTEVCNAYYANGRAYPAGLEADVAVALDHIGRLTGRRFGDPSKLLLVSVRSGARASMPGMMDTVLNLGLNDETVEALASDSGDARFAYDSYRRFIQMYSDVVMGLDHEVFEEILEDQKASLGHELDTELTAIEWQGVIALYKAKVEEELGRPFPQDPQEQLWGAIGAVFSSWMNNRAITYRRLHDIPESWGTAVNVQAMVFGNMGETSATGVAFTRNPSTGEKQLYGEFLVNAQGEDVVAGIRTPQNITEAARIAAGSDKPSLQKLMPDAFQSFVTISDSLEKHYRDMQDLEFTIERGKLWMLQTRSGKRTAKAALKIAVEMARDGLITKEEAVARIDPASLDQLLHPTIDPKAARDVIGVGLPASPGAATGEIVFSSGDAEDLKAQGRKAILVRIETSPEDIHGMHAAEGILTTRGGMTSHAAVVARGMGKPCVSGAGSLRVDYKAGTLLSMGQTFRKGDIITIDGGNGQVLKGAVAMLQPELSGDFAAIMEWADAVRRMKVRTNAETPLDARMARSFGAEGIGLCRTEHMFFDGARIVAMREMILADTEKDRRAALAKLLPMQRSDFLELFEIMAGLPVTIRLLDPPLHEFLPKTEAEIAEVAAAMNVSPDKLRQRTEALHEFNPMLGHRGCRLAVSYPEIAEMQARAIFEAAVEAGKKAGALVVPEIMVPLVGLVKELDYVKARIDAVAKSVMEESGVKIEYLTGTMIELPRAAIRAHVIAATAEFFSFGTNDLTQTTFGISRDDAASFLETYRKKGIIEQDPFVSLDIDGVGELVRMAAQKGRATRPDIKLGICGEHGGDPASIRFCEEVGLDYVSCSPYRVPIARLAAAQAAVLVAKAGKG; the protein is encoded by the coding sequence ATGACCAAATGGGTTTTCACCTTTGGCGATGGTGCGGCGGAAGGCCGTGCCGGCGACAAGAATCTGCTGGGCGGCAAGGGCGCCAACCTGGCCGAGATGTGCAGCCTGGGCCTGCCGGTGCCGCCGGGTTTCACCATCACCACCGAGGTCTGCAATGCCTATTATGCCAATGGCCGCGCCTATCCAGCGGGGTTGGAAGCCGACGTGGCGGTGGCGCTCGATCACATCGGCCGGCTGACCGGCCGCCGGTTCGGCGATCCGTCTAAGCTGCTGCTGGTGTCGGTACGCTCCGGAGCCCGCGCCTCGATGCCCGGCATGATGGACACCGTGCTCAATCTCGGCCTTAACGACGAGACCGTTGAGGCCCTGGCCAGCGATTCCGGCGATGCGCGCTTTGCCTATGACAGCTACCGCCGCTTCATCCAGATGTATTCCGACGTGGTCATGGGTCTCGATCACGAGGTGTTCGAGGAGATACTCGAGGACCAGAAGGCCAGCCTCGGCCATGAGCTCGACACCGAACTGACGGCCATCGAATGGCAAGGCGTGATCGCGCTCTACAAGGCCAAGGTCGAGGAAGAACTCGGCAGGCCGTTCCCGCAGGATCCGCAAGAGCAGCTCTGGGGCGCCATCGGCGCCGTGTTCTCGAGTTGGATGAACAACCGTGCCATCACCTACCGGCGTCTGCACGATATTCCCGAAAGCTGGGGCACGGCGGTCAACGTCCAGGCCATGGTGTTCGGCAATATGGGCGAGACTTCAGCCACCGGCGTTGCCTTTACCCGCAACCCGTCGACCGGCGAAAAGCAGCTTTATGGCGAGTTCCTGGTCAACGCGCAGGGCGAGGATGTCGTCGCCGGCATCCGCACGCCGCAGAACATCACCGAGGCGGCCCGCATCGCCGCCGGCTCCGACAAGCCGTCGCTGCAGAAGTTGATGCCGGACGCCTTCCAGTCTTTCGTCACCATCTCCGACAGTCTGGAAAAGCACTACCGCGACATGCAGGACCTCGAATTCACCATCGAGCGCGGCAAGTTGTGGATGCTGCAGACCCGGTCAGGCAAACGCACCGCCAAGGCGGCGCTGAAGATTGCCGTCGAAATGGCCAGGGACGGCCTGATCACGAAAGAAGAAGCCGTCGCCCGCATCGATCCGGCCTCACTTGACCAGTTGCTGCACCCGACCATCGATCCGAAGGCCGCGCGTGACGTCATCGGCGTCGGCTTGCCGGCGTCGCCCGGCGCCGCCACCGGCGAGATCGTCTTCTCCTCCGGCGATGCCGAGGACCTCAAGGCACAAGGCCGCAAGGCGATCCTGGTGCGCATCGAGACCAGCCCCGAGGACATCCATGGCATGCATGCGGCGGAAGGCATCCTGACCACGCGCGGCGGCATGACCAGCCACGCCGCCGTCGTCGCGCGCGGCATGGGCAAGCCTTGCGTCTCGGGCGCCGGCTCACTGCGCGTCGACTACAAGGCCGGCACGCTGCTCTCGATGGGGCAGACCTTCCGCAAGGGCGACATCATCACCATCGACGGCGGCAACGGCCAGGTGCTGAAGGGCGCCGTGGCCATGCTGCAGCCGGAACTGTCGGGCGATTTCGCCGCCATCATGGAATGGGCGGACGCCGTGCGCCGCATGAAGGTGCGCACCAACGCCGAAACCCCACTCGATGCCCGCATGGCGCGCTCCTTCGGCGCCGAAGGCATCGGGCTTTGCCGCACCGAACACATGTTCTTCGACGGCGCCCGCATCGTCGCCATGCGCGAGATGATCCTGGCCGACACCGAGAAGGACCGGCGCGCCGCCCTTGCCAAGCTTCTGCCCATGCAGCGCTCTGACTTCCTCGAACTGTTCGAGATCATGGCCGGCCTGCCGGTGACGATCCGCCTGCTCGATCCGCCGCTGCACGAATTCCTGCCCAAGACCGAGGCCGAGATCGCCGAGGTCGCGGCCGCCATGAACGTGTCGCCCGACAAGCTCAGGCAGCGCACCGAGGCGCTGCACGAATTCAACCCAATGCTCGGCCATCGCGGCTGCCGGCTGGCCGTCTCCTATCCCGAGATCGCCGAGATGCAGGCACGCGCCATTTTCGAGGCCGCCGTCGAGGCCGGCAAGAAGGCGGGCGCTCTGGTGGTTCCCGAGATCATGGTGCCGCTGGTCGGCCTGGTGAAGGAATTGGATTACGTCAAAGCGCGCATCGATGCGGTCGCCAAGAGCGTCATGGAGGAGAGCGGCGTCAAGATCGAGTACCTCACGGGCACCATGATCGAACTGCCGCGCGCGGCGATCCGCGCCCATGTCATCGCCGCTACCGCCGAGTTCTTCTCCTTCGGCACCAACGATCTTACCCAGACCACTTTCGGCATCTCACGCGACGATGCGGCCTCGTTCCTGGAAACCTACCGCAAGAAGGGCATCATCGAGCAGGATCCATTCGTCTCACTCGACATAGACGGCGTCGGCGAACTGGTGCGCATGGCGGCGCAAAAGGGCAGGGCGACCCGGCCCGACATCAAGCTCGGCATCTGCGGCGAACATGGCGGCGACCCCGCATCGATCCGTTTCTGCGAGGAGGTCGGTCTCGACTATGTGTCGTGCTCGCCCTATCGCGTGCCGATCGCCAGGCTGGCGGCCGCGCAAGCCGCGGTGCTGGTCGCGAAGGCAGGCAAAGGTTAG
- a CDS encoding TDP-4-oxo-6-deoxy-D-glucose transaminase, whose translation MLYIAEARVAQHMSGDGAFTKRCHAWLEEHVGCAKALLTHSCTAALEMSALLLDIVPGDEIIMPSYTFTSTANAFVLRGGVPVFVDIREDTLNLDERLIEAAITPRTRAIVVVHYAGVGCEMDAILDIAHRHGLKVVEDAAQGAMARYKGRPLGSIGDLGTLSFHETKNLISGEGGALLINDPALSQRAEIIREKGTDRGRFFRGEVDKYTWQDIGSSYLPSDLLAAFLLAQLEDAESITAERLRIWNRYHELLAPLEQAGQLRRPIVPAECEHNAHLYYVLLPGGVDRRGVLARLRENGIDAIFHYVPLHESPAGRRYCRTHGELRVTTDAAARLIRLPLWFGLSLAAQEGVAAVLSAVHR comes from the coding sequence ATGCTCTACATCGCGGAGGCGCGGGTAGCCCAGCACATGTCCGGTGACGGGGCTTTCACCAAACGCTGCCATGCCTGGCTCGAGGAGCACGTCGGCTGCGCAAAGGCGCTTCTGACCCATTCATGCACGGCGGCGCTGGAGATGTCGGCTCTCCTGCTGGATATCGTACCCGGCGACGAAATCATCATGCCGTCCTACACCTTCACATCGACGGCAAACGCGTTTGTGCTGCGGGGTGGCGTGCCCGTATTCGTCGACATAAGAGAGGATACACTCAATCTCGACGAGCGTCTGATAGAGGCCGCGATAACCCCAAGGACACGGGCGATCGTTGTGGTGCACTACGCAGGTGTGGGCTGCGAGATGGACGCCATACTTGATATCGCGCACCGGCACGGCTTAAAGGTCGTCGAAGATGCAGCCCAGGGCGCGATGGCGCGCTACAAGGGGCGGCCGCTCGGCAGCATTGGCGATTTGGGGACGCTAAGCTTCCATGAGACCAAGAACCTGATTTCCGGTGAGGGCGGGGCGCTGCTGATCAATGACCCCGCGCTCAGCCAACGGGCCGAGATCATCCGCGAAAAGGGAACAGACCGCGGCCGGTTCTTCCGCGGCGAGGTCGACAAATACACTTGGCAGGATATCGGCTCCTCCTATCTGCCCAGTGATTTGCTGGCGGCATTCCTCCTCGCCCAGCTCGAGGATGCGGAATCGATCACCGCGGAGCGCTTGCGGATTTGGAACCGCTATCACGAGCTGCTGGCGCCACTGGAGCAGGCCGGGCAGCTTCGTCGGCCAATTGTCCCGGCCGAGTGCGAACACAATGCGCATCTCTACTACGTGCTGCTGCCCGGAGGAGTCGACAGGCGTGGCGTGCTGGCCCGTCTTCGGGAAAATGGCATCGACGCCATTTTCCACTATGTTCCGCTGCACGAATCGCCGGCAGGCAGGCGCTATTGCCGGACCCACGGCGAACTGCGCGTCACTACCGATGCCGCCGCACGCCTGATCAGACTGCCGCTGTGGTTTGGCCTCAGTCTCGCTGCCCAGGAGGGCGTGGCCGCGGTGCTGAGCGCCGTTCACCGCTGA
- a CDS encoding Glycosyl transferase, family 2, translated as MKLSVVSTLYKSEPHIAEFCDRVSAAARRLVGDDFEIVLVNDGSPDGSLDLAVARSAIDRHVTVIDLSRNFGHHKAIMTGLAHAKGDRVFLIDSDLEEEPEWLLSFADQMSEHKLDVVYGVQESRRGGTFERWTGAIFFSINDWLSDFHLPRNLVIARLMTRAYVAALVSHQDHEFIIAHLFQLTGFRQDSQLVVKHALSPTTYSINRRIQMAVRYLMTTSTKILYLILYFGLTISMLSVLTMAFYLTRYVVYGVGVSGFTSIIISIWFFGGMTMLVLGLLSVYIANILSETKRRPYTIIRAIHRGAAAGIEGQNDGDAKDRSSLGSERVRD; from the coding sequence ATGAAGCTTTCCGTCGTCAGCACGCTCTACAAGTCAGAGCCCCATATCGCCGAGTTTTGCGACCGAGTCTCTGCCGCCGCGCGCCGCCTGGTCGGGGATGACTTCGAGATCGTCCTCGTCAATGACGGCTCTCCCGATGGCAGCCTGGATCTGGCCGTCGCGCGCAGCGCGATTGACCGGCACGTGACCGTTATCGACCTGTCACGCAACTTCGGCCACCACAAGGCGATCATGACCGGGCTGGCCCATGCCAAGGGCGATCGGGTGTTCCTCATCGACAGCGATCTCGAGGAAGAGCCCGAGTGGCTGCTGTCCTTTGCCGACCAGATGTCGGAACACAAGCTCGATGTGGTCTATGGGGTGCAGGAATCTCGCCGTGGCGGCACTTTTGAACGATGGACCGGTGCGATATTCTTCTCGATCAATGACTGGCTGAGCGACTTCCACCTGCCGCGCAATCTGGTGATCGCGCGGCTCATGACCCGCGCCTATGTCGCCGCGCTCGTCAGCCATCAGGATCATGAGTTTATCATCGCTCATCTGTTTCAACTGACCGGGTTCCGGCAGGATTCACAACTCGTCGTCAAGCACGCTTTGTCGCCCACGACCTATTCGATCAACCGCCGCATTCAAATGGCGGTTCGCTATCTGATGACGACATCGACCAAAATTCTTTACCTGATACTGTATTTTGGTCTCACAATTTCGATGTTGTCGGTACTGACGATGGCGTTTTATCTCACAAGATATGTTGTCTACGGTGTTGGCGTTAGCGGGTTCACCTCCATAATAATTTCCATATGGTTCTTTGGCGGCATGACGATGCTCGTCCTTGGTCTTCTCAGTGTCTACATTGCCAACATACTGTCCGAAACCAAACGTCGTCCCTACACGATAATTCGAGCTATTCATCGTGGTGCTGCGGCAGGCATCGAGGGGCAGAACGATGGCGATGCTAAAGATCGGTCATCCCTTGGGTCGGAGAGAGTTCGCGACTAG
- a CDS encoding transcriptional regulator, giving the protein MANLKQIAAELSLSVTTVSRALKDGPEVHPSTVARVKEVAKRVGYVPNHHGRALKTGQTLTLTAVLPMETRDYLSDLAKLPLIEGMTLAARQAGYSLSIYSTTPDDDPVESVQRLLQARSADGLIITRMVSGDPRVKLLLDQGIPFVAFGRTDLDVAYPYVDIDNEQIAYEATRRLMDKGCRRIALQLLVQKDQASATRLAGYRRAMAEAGLPIDQSLIGDGTFTMESSAAWFDRLLASSDPPTGLACANELGLLGALHALGRRGLVPGRDIHIVTRDNTHLARFLPANIDVHSVDMADVGHKLIEVLESRIANPLGPVATILLQGRFEPAE; this is encoded by the coding sequence ATGGCCAATCTAAAACAGATCGCGGCGGAACTTTCCCTTTCGGTGACAACCGTATCGCGTGCTCTGAAGGACGGGCCGGAGGTGCATCCCTCGACCGTGGCGCGCGTCAAGGAAGTGGCGAAGCGGGTCGGCTATGTTCCGAACCATCACGGCCGCGCGCTCAAGACCGGACAGACCCTGACGCTGACGGCGGTGCTGCCGATGGAAACACGCGACTACCTGTCGGATCTGGCGAAGCTTCCCTTGATCGAAGGCATGACGCTGGCGGCGCGGCAAGCGGGTTATAGTCTGTCCATCTATTCCACCACGCCCGACGACGATCCCGTCGAAAGCGTGCAGCGCCTGCTTCAGGCGCGCAGCGCGGACGGCCTGATCATCACGCGCATGGTCTCGGGCGATCCGCGCGTCAAGCTGCTACTGGATCAGGGGATACCGTTCGTCGCGTTTGGAAGGACCGACCTGGACGTTGCCTATCCCTATGTCGACATCGACAACGAGCAGATCGCCTATGAGGCGACCCGGCGGCTCATGGACAAGGGCTGTCGACGCATTGCCCTACAACTTCTCGTACAGAAGGATCAGGCGAGCGCCACGCGTCTCGCCGGCTATAGAAGGGCGATGGCCGAGGCCGGTCTCCCGATCGACCAATCGCTGATCGGTGACGGCACGTTCACAATGGAATCGAGCGCGGCCTGGTTCGATCGCCTGCTGGCGTCGTCAGATCCGCCGACGGGCTTGGCATGCGCCAACGAACTGGGCCTTCTGGGTGCGCTGCACGCTCTCGGCAGACGGGGTCTGGTGCCGGGCCGTGACATCCACATCGTCACCCGTGACAACACACATCTGGCGCGCTTCCTGCCGGCGAACATCGACGTTCATTCCGTCGACATGGCGGATGTCGGGCACAAACTTATCGAGGTCCTCGAGAGCCGGATCGCCAATCCGCTTGGACCGGTCGCGACGATCTTGCTGCAAGGCAGGTTCGAGCCGGCCGAATAG
- a CDS encoding WbqC-like family protein: protein MTKRVAILQSNYIPWKGYFDLIASVDEFILYDDMQYTRRDWRNRNKIKTPAGAQWLTVPVVTKGRYLQKILETEIDGADWAQSHWRQLQLNYRRASCFSEIAEWLEPLYSRHYTHISELNRCFIAAICGYLGITTAITSSSAYQLNGAKTERLADICAQAGGTVYVSGPSAKDYIVPEVFDLKGIDLEWFDYEGYPVYPQLWTGFIHQVSILDLLFNCGKQSPQFMRFVAKRA from the coding sequence ATGACGAAGCGGGTGGCCATTCTCCAGTCCAACTATATCCCCTGGAAGGGATATTTCGACCTTATCGCTTCGGTCGACGAGTTCATCCTCTACGACGACATGCAATATACCCGTCGCGACTGGCGCAATCGCAACAAGATCAAGACGCCTGCCGGCGCCCAATGGCTGACCGTGCCTGTCGTGACCAAGGGAAGATACCTTCAGAAGATTCTCGAGACCGAGATAGACGGCGCCGACTGGGCTCAGTCGCACTGGCGGCAGCTACAGCTGAACTACCGTCGGGCAAGCTGCTTTTCGGAAATAGCCGAATGGCTGGAGCCGCTCTATAGCCGCCACTACACGCACATATCGGAGCTGAACCGCTGCTTTATCGCGGCAATATGCGGGTATTTGGGGATCACCACGGCCATCACGTCGTCCAGCGCGTACCAGCTCAACGGTGCCAAAACCGAGCGGTTGGCCGACATTTGCGCCCAGGCGGGAGGGACGGTCTACGTTTCGGGGCCGTCCGCGAAGGACTACATCGTGCCCGAGGTCTTCGATCTCAAGGGGATCGATCTCGAATGGTTCGACTATGAGGGCTATCCTGTCTATCCCCAGCTCTGGACCGGATTCATACACCAGGTGTCGATCCTCGATCTGCTGTTCAATTGCGGAAAGCAGTCGCCTCAGTTCATGAGGTTCGTTGCCAAGCGGGCCTGA
- a CDS encoding acyl-CoA synthetase — protein MLGLMQEWPLLCHKLIDNAERQHGVREIVSRSIEGPIVRTTYANIHRRSLKVAQRLERDGYGLGDRIATLAWNTARHIEAWYGIMGVGAIYHTLNPRLFPEQIVWIMNHAEDKAVFVDLTFVPLLEKIAGAVKSLKKVIVLTDKAHMPQTTLPNAVAYEAWLDEVDGDFAWKTFDEGTAAGMCYTSGTTGDPKGVVYSHRSNVLHAMIAAMPDAMGLSSRDTILPVVPMFHANAWGLAQSGPMIGAKLVMPGCKMDGASIYELLDTEKVTFSAAVPTVWMMLLQYLEETGKKLPYLNKVVIGGSSCPRAIMTKFQDNYDVQVIHAWGMTEMSPLGTLCTLKPEYENLQGEARLDVKQKQGYPPFGVEMKVTDDENNAQPWDGKTFGRLKVRGPAVARAYYGGVGAEQFDEDGWFDTGDVAHIDASGYMQITDRAKDVIKSGGEWISTIDLENLAVGHPDVAEAAAIGVHHSKWGERPLLVVVAKPGKEPTKAEILGFMDGKVAKWWMPDDVAFVGEIPHTATGKIQKTTLRQQFRDYRLPTD, from the coding sequence ATGCTGGGGCTGATGCAGGAATGGCCGCTGCTGTGCCACAAGCTTATCGACAACGCTGAACGGCAGCATGGGGTGCGCGAGATCGTGTCGCGCTCGATCGAGGGACCGATCGTGCGCACCACCTATGCCAACATTCATCGTCGTTCCCTCAAGGTCGCCCAGAGGCTGGAGCGGGACGGCTACGGGTTGGGCGACCGCATCGCCACGCTGGCCTGGAACACGGCACGCCATATCGAGGCCTGGTACGGCATCATGGGCGTCGGCGCGATCTATCATACGCTCAATCCGCGCCTGTTTCCCGAGCAGATCGTCTGGATCATGAACCATGCCGAGGACAAGGCCGTCTTCGTCGACCTCACTTTCGTACCGTTGCTGGAGAAGATCGCCGGAGCCGTCAAATCGCTGAAAAAGGTGATTGTGCTGACCGACAAGGCGCACATGCCGCAAACGACCTTGCCCAACGCCGTCGCCTATGAGGCCTGGCTTGATGAGGTCGATGGCGATTTCGCCTGGAAGACCTTCGACGAAGGCACCGCTGCCGGCATGTGCTACACATCGGGCACGACGGGCGACCCCAAAGGCGTCGTCTACAGCCACCGCTCGAACGTGCTGCACGCCATGATCGCGGCCATGCCCGACGCGATGGGCCTGTCGTCGCGCGACACGATCCTGCCGGTGGTGCCGATGTTCCACGCCAATGCCTGGGGTCTTGCCCAGAGCGGCCCGATGATCGGCGCCAAGCTGGTCATGCCCGGCTGCAAGATGGACGGCGCCTCGATCTACGAGTTGCTCGACACCGAGAAGGTAACCTTCAGCGCCGCCGTGCCGACCGTGTGGATGATGCTGCTGCAATATCTGGAGGAGACCGGCAAGAAGCTTCCCTATCTGAACAAGGTCGTCATCGGCGGCTCGTCCTGCCCGCGCGCGATCATGACGAAGTTCCAGGACAATTACGACGTCCAGGTCATCCATGCCTGGGGCATGACCGAGATGTCGCCGCTCGGCACGCTGTGCACCTTGAAGCCCGAATATGAGAATCTCCAGGGCGAGGCCCGGCTCGATGTCAAGCAGAAGCAGGGCTACCCGCCCTTCGGTGTCGAAATGAAGGTGACCGATGACGAGAACAATGCGCAACCCTGGGATGGCAAGACCTTTGGCCGCCTGAAGGTGCGCGGCCCGGCCGTCGCCCGCGCCTATTACGGTGGCGTCGGCGCGGAGCAGTTCGACGAGGACGGCTGGTTCGACACCGGAGATGTCGCTCACATCGATGCCAGCGGCTACATGCAGATCACCGATCGGGCCAAGGACGTCATCAAGTCCGGCGGTGAATGGATTTCGACCATCGACCTTGAGAATCTGGCCGTCGGCCATCCGGACGTGGCGGAAGCGGCGGCCATTGGCGTCCATCACTCGAAATGGGGCGAGCGGCCCTTGTTGGTCGTCGTTGCCAAGCCAGGCAAGGAACCGACCAAGGCGGAGATTTTGGGCTTCATGGATGGCAAGGTGGCCAAATGGTGGATGCCCGACGATGTCGCTTTCGTCGGCGAAATACCGCATACCGCCACCGGCAAGATCCAGAAAACAACCTTGCGCCAGCAGTTCAGGGATTATCGGTTGCCGACGGATTGA
- a CDS encoding lactoylglutathione lyase family protein, with translation MKLTGKLDYLEMPATGGTLDRLKAFYSSAFAWSFTDYGPTYSAFAEGLDGGFQADAAEVSAKPLPVLYSDNLEETLSAVESAGGTVIKPIFAFPGGRRFHFVDPAGNELAVWGD, from the coding sequence ATGAAACTGACAGGAAAACTCGACTATCTGGAAATGCCGGCGACCGGCGGCACGCTGGACCGGTTGAAGGCTTTTTACAGTTCTGCCTTTGCCTGGTCGTTCACAGACTACGGGCCGACCTATTCAGCCTTTGCCGAGGGCCTGGATGGCGGTTTTCAGGCCGACGCCGCGGAAGTATCGGCCAAGCCGCTGCCTGTGCTCTATAGCGACAACCTCGAGGAAACGCTGAGCGCCGTCGAAAGTGCAGGCGGTACGGTCATCAAGCCGATCTTCGCGTTTCCCGGTGGCCGGCGCTTCCACTTCGTCGATCCGGCCGGCAATGAGCTGGCTGTCTGGGGTGACTAG
- a CDS encoding glycosyl transferase family protein, whose translation MLQISPAPFRSILIIQTKFVGDIVLASALARNLQLEFPGARIVFLCEVRFKSFVVAHGIASEVVTFSRSRMRGTPLERAKELYAMVRELRGFRFDLTIDLTDSKTSRLVSGLVNAKTRVGYNPPERPLKLLERQPANLFAKPQGFGGQHFVYRYLSPLEALGLDLRVTVPSIQPLPSETLKALALLAKHHLNPDGFIAVHAGASFKGRQWQPERFAEAIDEIVADSGLGIALVGGPDEREAAAQIIARTAAPVVDLVGSLSLETLLAVLKQARLFLGNESGPMHMAAATGTPVVGLFGLTHPLRWGPVGVPSIALRPPMPCDCVARGFCRPKDPSKACCVWRLEVKPVVKAARELLARTEMKRERAV comes from the coding sequence ATGTTGCAGATATCACCCGCGCCGTTCCGCTCGATCCTGATCATTCAAACGAAGTTCGTCGGCGATATTGTTCTCGCCTCGGCGCTCGCCAGGAACCTGCAGCTCGAATTTCCCGGTGCCAGGATCGTCTTCCTTTGCGAAGTGCGTTTCAAAAGCTTTGTGGTCGCGCATGGCATCGCCTCCGAAGTGGTCACGTTCAGCCGGTCCCGCATGCGCGGCACCCCACTGGAGCGCGCTAAAGAGCTCTATGCCATGGTGCGGGAGTTGCGCGGTTTCCGTTTCGATCTGACAATCGACCTGACCGATTCCAAGACCTCGCGCCTCGTCAGCGGGCTCGTCAACGCAAAGACGCGCGTCGGCTACAATCCTCCCGAAAGGCCCCTGAAGCTGCTGGAGCGGCAACCCGCCAATCTGTTTGCAAAACCACAGGGGTTTGGTGGCCAGCATTTTGTCTATCGCTATCTTTCGCCCCTTGAGGCGCTCGGCCTCGATCTGCGCGTGACGGTGCCGAGCATTCAGCCGCTGCCATCAGAGACCTTGAAAGCGCTGGCGCTTCTGGCCAAGCACCATCTCAACCCAGACGGCTTCATCGCCGTGCATGCGGGCGCGAGCTTCAAGGGCCGGCAATGGCAGCCGGAACGGTTTGCCGAGGCCATCGACGAGATTGTAGCCGACAGCGGATTGGGCATTGCCCTGGTGGGAGGGCCGGACGAACGCGAGGCCGCCGCGCAGATCATCGCCAGGACGGCGGCGCCGGTCGTCGACCTCGTCGGGTCGCTGTCGCTCGAGACCTTGCTGGCTGTCCTGAAACAGGCGCGGCTGTTTCTTGGCAATGAGAGCGGCCCGATGCATATGGCCGCTGCCACGGGCACGCCGGTTGTCGGGCTTTTCGGCCTGACGCATCCGTTGCGCTGGGGACCTGTCGGCGTGCCCAGCATCGCGCTGCGGCCGCCCATGCCGTGCGACTGCGTGGCCAGGGGCTTTTGCCGCCCGAAGGATCCCAGCAAGGCGTGCTGCGTGTGGCGCCTGGAGGTGAAACCTGTCGTCAAAGCGGCGCGCGAGCTGCTGGCGCGCACCGAGATGAAGCGGGAACGCGCTGTCTGA